In one Bacteroidota bacterium genomic region, the following are encoded:
- a CDS encoding DASS family sodium-coupled anion symporter: protein MRNYHLNKLPQRERSKFEKILLIAGAPLAIIVFVFLNYFADLSFLHNIDPSTLSDKARTVYDAIGSEAFTSTNISMLAIFLAAIILWITEAIPNYLTSLILIIALVLTNVLSEVDAYHQLGHKVMWLNILSFVLASMLVKTGVAKRFALWFIIKFGKNASSIFVSFIVINLILSAFISATTAKAAILLPIFMVIAAVYGATGGKDKNNFGRNLVLQNLLQINMGAGAFVTGSGANLLAAALIGGAIGSDIFFTDWMIVAFPISLALMIIGLFVGTKFIFPIKKEERVPQIKGGMEKLKDELSKMGKVSFEEVRSVAIFVAVLALWTTDKYHGISPTAVAFLGAVVSLLPKIGVVKWNEVDIPWHLLLFSAGAYTLGAGFKVTDLPSISVNAVFDGLGFNNSTPFGVLYLILTFTMLFSALIFQSKTMRTLIFVPIAIGVAQKFGYPVLSLAFPVALLIEHVYVLPFNSKPALLLYSTDQYSWSDTFKYGITMMGITWILFMILGETWLRFLGYTPNGIFGFF from the coding sequence ATGAGGAATTATCACTTGAATAAGTTGCCTCAGCGAGAGCGGTCAAAGTTTGAAAAGATTTTGTTGATTGCTGGTGCTCCACTAGCCATTATTGTGTTTGTTTTTTTAAACTATTTTGCAGATTTATCATTCTTGCATAATATTGATCCATCAACATTAAGTGATAAAGCAAGAACCGTATATGATGCCATTGGATCAGAAGCATTTACCTCGACAAATATTTCAATGCTGGCCATCTTTTTAGCTGCCATCATTTTATGGATAACAGAAGCTATACCAAATTACTTAACATCCTTGATACTTATTATTGCATTAGTTTTAACCAATGTGCTTTCAGAAGTTGATGCCTATCATCAATTAGGACATAAAGTAATGTGGTTAAATATCTTATCGTTTGTATTGGCAAGTATGCTGGTAAAGACGGGTGTTGCCAAACGATTTGCCTTATGGTTTATCATTAAGTTTGGCAAAAATGCATCTTCAATTTTTGTCAGTTTTATTGTGATCAACTTAATTCTTTCTGCTTTTATTTCTGCAACAACTGCAAAGGCAGCTATTTTATTACCGATCTTTATGGTTATTGCTGCAGTATATGGTGCTACTGGTGGTAAGGACAAAAATAATTTTGGCAGAAACTTGGTTCTACAGAATTTGTTGCAAATTAATATGGGTGCAGGAGCTTTTGTTACTGGATCTGGAGCCAATCTCTTAGCAGCTGCACTAATTGGTGGAGCTATTGGATCTGATATTTTTTTTACAGATTGGATGATAGTTGCATTCCCAATTTCCTTAGCCCTTATGATTATTGGTTTATTTGTCGGAACTAAGTTTATTTTCCCAATAAAGAAGGAGGAACGAGTTCCTCAAATCAAGGGAGGAATGGAGAAGCTGAAAGATGAGCTTTCAAAAATGGGGAAAGTGAGTTTTGAAGAAGTTAGGTCCGTTGCAATTTTTGTTGCTGTGCTTGCATTATGGACAACCGATAAATATCATGGAATTAGCCCAACTGCTGTAGCATTTCTTGGAGCAGTTGTATCATTATTACCGAAAATTGGTGTTGTAAAATGGAATGAAGTTGATATTCCTTGGCATTTGTTATTGTTCTCAGCAGGAGCATATACACTAGGAGCTGGATTTAAGGTAACAGACCTCCCTTCAATAAGTGTTAATGCAGTTTTTGATGGTCTGGGTTTTAATAATAGTACACCATTTGGCGTTTTATATTTAATACTTACATTTACAATGCTCTTTAGTGCTCTAATCTTCCAGTCGAAAACAATGCGTACATTGATTTTTGTGCCGATTGCAATTGGTGTTGCACAAAAATTTGGTTATCCGGTATTGAGCCTTGCTTTTCCTGTAGCTTTGCTTATTGAACATGTTTACGTTCTTCCTTTTAACAGTAAGCCAGCTTTATTACTATATAGCACTGATCAATATAGTTGGTCTGATACATTCAAATATGGTATTACTATGATGGGAATAACATGGATTCTTTTTATGATATTAGGAGAAACATGGTTGAGGTTTTTAGGATATACCCCTAATGGGATATTTGGATTCTTTTAA
- a CDS encoding CYTH domain-containing protein, with protein MAQEIERKFHVKGEFKALAVKQVRITQGYLSSIPERTVRVRIKGENGFITVKGIGSKSGASRYEWEKVIPVEEAQQLLEICEPGVIDKTRFLVKAGKHTFEVDEFYGENEGLTIAEVELNSEDETFEKPVWLGEEVTGDVKYYNSMLMKNPYSKW; from the coding sequence ATGGCACAAGAAATAGAACGTAAGTTTCATGTTAAAGGAGAATTTAAAGCCCTAGCAGTTAAGCAGGTTCGTATAACTCAAGGTTATTTATCATCAATTCCAGAGCGAACAGTTCGTGTAAGGATTAAAGGTGAAAATGGATTTATTACTGTTAAAGGAATTGGGAGCAAGTCAGGTGCATCACGCTATGAATGGGAAAAGGTAATTCCAGTCGAAGAAGCTCAACAATTGCTCGAAATATGTGAGCCTGGTGTAATAGATAAAACTCGGTTTTTAGTGAAGGCAGGAAAACACACTTTTGAAGTAGATGAGTTTTATGGAGAAAATGAAGGTTTAACAATAGCTGAAGTAGAACTAAACTCAGAGGACGAAACATTTGAAAAGCCTGTATGGTTAGGAGAGGAAGTAACAGGAGATGTAAAATATTACAATTCTATGTTGATGAAAAATCCATATTCTAAATGGTAA